In Flammeovirgaceae bacterium, the sequence TACCGCATTCATCACAGGTGGTAATGTTTTTGGTTGATAAATTATCAGCCATTGTAAAACTTTCAAAAAATTATGTCTACCGATTCGGCTGAAAGGGTGACTTTCCACACCCCATTGCACCAAAGCCGAATCGGGCCTTTACACAGTTGCTTAGTCGTTACCTTTTTCTAATTCTTTGTCAACTGCTTGTGTCATGTTTTTAAAAATTCGATTAACTGTCCACGTAGCCACCCCATTGCTGCGAACAACACGCTATATGCATTGCATATATTTCTTCTATAAAATTAGCTAATTGAGCCTTATAATCCAGCCTCAGTCAGAACAGCCGTTACACAATTTCCCCCATCCTCAAAAAAACCGGGAACGTAACCGGCAGCTTATCCTTCCACAACGGACTGATTTTTTCCATCACTTCCGGTACCGGATCATATCCTTTTTCCTTTATAAACTTTTGCGTTGCCGACCAGGTGCCCAGGTAGCCGGCAAATTCTTTTGCAGTCCAGCTTGCTTTAATTGAAAATGCAGGTGATTTCACTTCATCAAACGGAAACGGAATGGATCGGTAATGGTCCTCTACCAGTTTTCGCGCACCATCCCAATACGGCCCAACCGTTTCGTTATAAAATTTCAGAAAATGAAAATCAACTTCGGGATTGACGGTGCAATGTGAATAACCCCACACCGCCAGCCACGCACCGGGCTTTGCGGTACGGATAACTTCGCTGTAAAAAGCATTCGCATCAATCCAATGCAATGCCTGCGCTACGGTTATCAGGTCAAACGTTTTATCGGGCAAATCAGTCTTTTCGGCAGGTTGAACCGAGTAAACAATGTTGTCAGCTTTGTACGCGTGTTCCAGTTGCTGCCGGCTGATATCGGTGGCAAAAACGTTTTCAAACTGGGTGGCCAAAACACGGGCTACCTGTCCGTTGCCGGTGGCGCAATCCCACGCGGCATCAAAGGTTTTTAAGTGGCCGAAAATAAACCGGTACAGTTCGTCCGGGTAGGTTGGCCGGAAGGCAGCGTATTGTTTGGAATGGCCGGAGAAATAATCTTTCATTTTGCCGGGAGTCCGCAATTATACTATTAATTCACACCAGACGAGAATCATTGGATTGCCAACAGGAGATGCTTCGCTCCGCTCAGCAAAACAAACACCTGTTGTCCTGAGCAACGCGAAGGACCTCTTGATAGATAGCATTGAAAAGTACTTCTGGGTTGCCTCCAAAGGCTTGGCCATTGATCAATTTTTGATTAACCGGGCCAGCAACTCCTTAAAAAATTTTGCCGCCACCATGGCCGTCATGTCGTTCAGGTCGCGCTGCGGGTTTAGTTCAACAATGTCGGCACCAACCATCTTTCCTTTTACTTGCTGAATGATGGAAAGTACCTGTCTGGTAGTTAATCCTCCGGGTTCGTGGTGTGACACCCCGGGTGCAAAGGCCGGATCGAGTACGTCCAGATCGAGTGAGATATAAACGGGCCCATCAAAACTGAATTGCAAACGGTCATCCCAGTTTTTCATTTCGATAATCTCAACACCAAATTTTTTAGCTTGTTCACGCTGGTGCGGATTAAGTGTACGGATGCCTACCTGCACGAGTCGTTTAGCCAATCCTTCTTCCATAATGCGGGCAAACGGGCAGGCATGCGAATACCGGTTGCCTTCAAAATCAGCATACAAATCGCTGTGGGCATCAA encodes:
- a CDS encoding methyltransferase domain-containing protein, with amino-acid sequence MKDYFSGHSKQYAAFRPTYPDELYRFIFGHLKTFDAAWDCATGNGQVARVLATQFENVFATDISRQQLEHAYKADNIVYSVQPAEKTDLPDKTFDLITVAQALHWIDANAFYSEVIRTAKPGAWLAVWGYSHCTVNPEVDFHFLKFYNETVGPYWDGARKLVEDHYRSIPFPFDEVKSPAFSIKASWTAKEFAGYLGTWSATQKFIKEKGYDPVPEVMEKISPLWKDKLPVTFPVFLRMGEIV
- the speB gene encoding agmatinase, encoding MVAVIGIPLDENSSYLQGAAQAPAKIRGAYHSPSSNYCAEDGTDLSQCSQWKDLGDLSLPAGEMAIQEITRKISSALQSHDNVLCLGGDHSVSYAVVKAVAGKYPGLNILHLDAHSDLYADFEGNRYSHACPFARIMEEGLAKRLVQVGIRTLNPHQREQAKKFGVEIIEMKNWDDRLQFSFDGPVYISLDLDVLDPAFAPGVSHHEPGGLTTRQVLSIIQQVKGKMVGADIVELNPQRDLNDMTAMVAAKFFKELLARLIKN